The sequence AGGCGGTGGGCATCGTCCTCCGTCATCCCCTTCGCGCGGCGGCGTTCGAAGAGGAGCGACGCCAGCCTGGGCCGGCGCGCGTCCGCCGCCGGATCGAGCACCTCCACCTCCCCCGCGCCGAGCCGCGTCAGTTCCGCCGCGATCTCCGGCCCGCCCACGACGAGCGGGCGCGCGAGGCCGTCCGCGTGCAGCCGGGCGGCGGCCACCAGCGTGCGCTCGTCCGCGCCCTCGGGAAGCACGATGCGGCGCGGGTTTGCCCGCGCCCTGGCGTGAACCGAATCCAGGAAGCTCATCGCGCGCCGAAGCGCTCCGTCAACCGGCGGAGGACGGCGGGGGAGACGAACGGGGTGACGTCGCCGCCCAGCGAGGCGATCTGCCGCACCAGCGAGGACGAGAGGTACGAGTGCTCCAGGTCCGGCGCCAGGAACACGGTTTCCATCGCCTCCCACAGCTTGCGGTTCATCAGCGCCATCTGGAACTCGTATTCGAAGTCCGAGACGGCGCGCAGCCCGCGAACGATGATGGTGGCGCCCTGCGACTTGGCGAAATCCACCAGCAGCCCCTGGAAGGCCATGGGCTGCACGCGCGGCTCGTCGGCGAAAGTGTCGCGGATCATCTCCACGCGCTCCTCGACGCTGAACATCGCGCTCTTCACCTGCGTGGCGCTGTAGGCCACGGCGACGATCACCCGGTCCGCAAAGCGAAAGCTGCGGCGGATGATGTCTTCGTGGCCCAGGGTGACGGGATCGAACGATCCGGGACAGACCGCGATGCGCTCTGCGCTCATTCGGGCGCCGGGATGAAGGTGAGCTGGGTGTCGCCGTAGCGGCGGGTGCGCGCGCCGGGAAGTTCGGGTAGCTCGTCGTCACGGCCGTGCTCCACGCACAGCAGCCCGGCGAACGGTATGGCGGCGAAGGCCTGCACGATGGCTTCGGCGAATCCCTGTCCGTACGGCGGGTCGGCGAAGGCCACGTCGAAGCCGCCGGCATCCAGGCCCGCGACGTACTTCACCGCGTCGGCCTTGACGATCTCGATGCGATCACCGGCATCCAGGGCAGCGACGTTGTCGCGCAGCACCTTGAGCGCACTAGCGGCCTGTTCGACGAAGACGGCGTGCTCGGCGCCGCGGGAGAGCGCCTCCAGCCCCAGCGCGCCGGAGCCGGCGAACAGGTCCAGCACGCGCGCGCCGGGCAGGTACGGCGCCACGACGGACATCCACGCCTCGCGGACGCGGTCCGTCGTGGGCCGCGTAGCCCGCCCCGGCGGCGCCGCGATGCGCCGTCCGCCCCACTCCCCCGCGACGATCCTCACCGGCACCCGCTGGTTGTGGGTCCCCCTCCCCCGGCCCCTCCCCCGCAGACTGCGCGGGAGAGGGGGGAACGTCGATTGGCGTCTCGTTCGGGGTCGGTGCATGCCCTCGGGGGCCCCTCCCCCGGCCCCTCCCCCGGCAAACTGCGCCGGGAGAGGGGGGAACTTCGATTGCGTTTATTCCGACGGGCGGAGGTCGACGAGCTTGGC comes from Longimicrobium sp. and encodes:
- a CDS encoding phosphate acyltransferase; translation: MSFLDSVHARARANPRRIVLPEGADERTLVAAARLHADGLARPLVVGGPEIAAELTRLGAGEVEVLDPAADARRPRLASLLFERRRAKGMTEDDAHRL
- the coaD gene encoding pantetheine-phosphate adenylyltransferase translates to MSAERIAVCPGSFDPVTLGHEDIIRRSFRFADRVIVAVAYSATQVKSAMFSVEERVEMIRDTFADEPRVQPMAFQGLLVDFAKSQGATIIVRGLRAVSDFEYEFQMALMNRKLWEAMETVFLAPDLEHSYLSSSLVRQIASLGGDVTPFVSPAVLRRLTERFGAR
- the rsmD gene encoding 16S rRNA (guanine(966)-N(2))-methyltransferase RsmD, producing MRIVAGEWGGRRIAAPPGRATRPTTDRVREAWMSVVAPYLPGARVLDLFAGSGALGLEALSRGAEHAVFVEQAASALKVLRDNVAALDAGDRIEIVKADAVKYVAGLDAGGFDVAFADPPYGQGFAEAIVQAFAAIPFAGLLCVEHGRDDELPELPGARTRRYGDTQLTFIPAPE